A section of the Nitrospira sp. CR1.1 genome encodes:
- a CDS encoding DUF1844 domain-containing protein, with the protein MGDEKDQGFVIRDRRGRSEEAPAAASAPTPPAPEPAPADSHQADAHGHAGHLPVNFSSFVISMGSSALMLMGEQLDPQQPAMPLNLPQAKEIIDLLSMLEEKTRGNLTPDEQVVMKDMLYALRMKFVSLTSGKSSIHTP; encoded by the coding sequence ATGGGGGATGAGAAGGATCAGGGATTCGTCATCCGCGATCGTCGAGGACGGAGTGAAGAGGCGCCTGCCGCAGCATCAGCTCCCACGCCTCCTGCTCCCGAACCGGCGCCAGCCGATTCTCATCAGGCTGATGCGCATGGGCATGCCGGACATCTGCCGGTCAATTTCTCCTCCTTCGTGATTTCCATGGGGAGCTCGGCCTTGATGCTCATGGGCGAGCAATTGGATCCCCAACAACCGGCCATGCCGCTGAATCTTCCGCAAGCGAAGGAGATCATCGATCTGCTGTCCATGTTGGAAGAAAAAACCCGGGGCAACCTCACGCCTGACGAGCAGGTCGTGATGAAGGACATGCTGTACGCCTTGAGGATGAAGTTCGTCAGCCTGACCTCGGGGAAATCCTCGATTCATACTCCTTAA